A genomic window from Purpureocillium takamizusanense chromosome 2, complete sequence includes:
- the GDPD1 gene encoding Lysophospholipase D gdpd1 (EggNog:ENOG50KOG2258~COG:C): protein MLSDPTQRMLRFRDFLTWLVAGPGLLVSGGSDDEEAEEDEDEARTRAKLWVLLDIKIDDEPRALMRAIAAAIAQVPPSSAIPWEQRILLGCWNAALIEAASQALPGFPLAHIGYSLSYARHFFPVPDLAFNVAQAALLAPLRGRAFMRAVRARGRSLFVWTVNTERGMEWCIRQNQSSSSSSSSASSSSLRGPRLVDGVITDDPKLYLSVCRRYEDQLDGRATTPTRPATTRETMGFVMHVIARQLLFKFMFVYRRFWQNKLDYLHERAPIDKSD, encoded by the exons ATGCTCAGCGACCCGACCCAGCGCATGCTCAGGTTCCGCGACTTTCTCAcctggctcgtcgccggcccgggcctcctcgtctccggcggcagcgacgatgaggaggcggaggaggacgaggacgaggcgcgcacGCGGGCCAAACTCTGGGTCCTGCTCGACATCAAG atcgacgacgagccgcgcGCCCTCAtgcgcgccatcgccgccgccatagCGCAGGTCcctcccagcagcgccatccCCTGGGAGCAgcgcatcctcctcggctgcTGGAAC gccgccctcatcgaggccgccagccaggccctcCCCGGCTTCCCCCTCGCCCACATCGGCTACTCCCTCTCCTACGCCCGCCACTTCTTCCCCGTCCCGGACCTCGCCTTCAacgtcgcccaggccgccctcctcgcccccctccgcggccgcgccttTATGCGtgccgtccgcgcccgcggccgctcccTCTTCGTCTGGACCGTCAACACGGAGCGTGGCATGGAGTGGTGCATCCGCCAGAACCagtcctcctcttcttcgtcctcctccgcttcttcttcttccctccGCGGCCcccggctcgtcgacggcgtcatcacCGACGACCCCAAGCTCTACCTCTCCGTCTGCCGCCGCTACGAGGACCAGCTTGACGGCAGGGCCACCACGCCTACTCGGCCGGCCACCACGCGTGAGACCATGGGCTTCGTCATGCACGTcatcgcccgccagctcctCTTCAAGTTCATGTTTGTCTACCGCCGGTTCTGGCAGAACAAGCTGGACTACCTGCACGAGCGCGCGCCCATAGACAAGAGCGACTGA